ATGGACTGAGGCCTTCTGATCTGCACATCTGATGGAGATTCCTCAGCTGGAGCTGAGGCCGCGTCACTCAGACCGCACAGCAGAGCAGATGCCTCAGTGCGTCCCAGGAAGACATGAGAGTAACAGCCAGGCCTTCATTCATGGGGCCTCTCAAGGACTACTGGGTGTTGATGGTACGATTTATGGAGCTGTGATCCTGTGGGACCAGGCCATAAGGAAAAGAAATCGTTAAGATAGGAGTTGGAGCAGCTGGATCCAGAGCTGATGTGACAAACCCTCAAACCCTACTTGAATGTTTTAAGAGACGCTGTGGGGTCTGGAGGAGCATGGGGGGCTGTGGCAAGGTAGCAGTGAACTGGACACAGCTTCACTTTCACAGTATCCACTGTCAGCTGGTTGGCATCTCACTGTAAGAGCACTGCTGACACGCCACCACGTCCACCACAGTTTGTGACCCATGGGCACCACGGCTGTAATCGGTGACGGGGACAGGATGAAATGTGAACACTGAGAACATCAGCTCTGAAAGGCTGGCAGCTGCCTCAGTCTGAGGTCACCCAAAAAATGACTGCTGCTGCTTTATGACGCCTTCCCTCACCTGGACGAACTTAAGACCCTCCATGAAACCTTCAAGCCAGCCTTCGTGAGCCTTGCTGCAAGGATGCTGTGCGAAAGCCTCCTTCTGTTGGGCTGTTCTGCTTTCTGTTTGCTTTACATTGAGTGGATGAAGATgaagaggatgaggaggaggaggagtgcacAAAAGGAGAGAAACAAAAGTGTGGCATTTGTGGTTTGCTCAGTGAAAGGTCTTGAGAAAGGAtagacaaatactgtatgtgaaaggggctatataatagacagataagaAGGGTACTATGTGATAGGTAAATAGATTTGTTTAGTTTCACCATCCCCATTCTTCAGaaacaaaaactagaaaaactGGGTTTctagaaaatactttaaaaaaaaatatgcactgGCTGACAGGCGCAGCACTGCCTATATTGTTTATAAGGAACCCCAAATCAAAGAAATATGACTACAATACCCACATTGCTTTGCGAGCGTTGCTGTTTAGTTTTTAGCATTTAAACTGCTTTGCTTTCTGGGTAATGTAGTACCTGTTTCTTCCAAACTTGCCGCTTGAAGAATTAACCAATACGAATTGAGATTATTAGAATGTGGATTTGCTCTAACAAAGACGATTGGCCAGTCAGGCGTTTCCGGGCTTTAAAGTGAGTTAGTGACACTGATACTTGCAGCGAGGCGGATTTCGAGAGAATGGCTGCCGGTGGAGgtgggttttttattttattttatttttggtgaaTGTTTCCGGATTGAATATTTAGAAACGTTGACGATGGTTATTGAAACTTGCTTTAATGTTTGGTTAGTCGTGATTCTCACTCCCAGTTTGTTGTCACCTTAAAAGTTTGTGTCTTGCCTGCTGGACGTCACTCTGTTTGGCTACAAAGGAGCGTTTGGGTTCCACTTCTGCATAAAGACGCGTTCGGATTGTCGCAACAGTTTGATTCCAGATCGCATCTGTCGAGCTTTCAGACTACTGAGTGCTTTAATCCGATTGAACGGACCCgtttaaagtgtgtgtgtgtgcttaaaGGTAGTTCATGAAAGAAACGCTTGTGCCACCCTTAGGAGCTGCATAATAAAGGCGAAGGGCCGGAGGGGTTGGCCTTTCGTTCAGAGGAGCTCGAGGGTCCCCACGTGTGCCTTGCCTGTGAGCCCCCAGGTGCAGCCCACCGCGGCCGCTCTTTTGTTCGGACGGCTTGCCGTGGGCCGCTCCGCAGGCAGGCGACACTTGCGCCACTTTGTCGTGAGCTTCTGGCTTGACACGATGGAGAGCCGATCTGGGGGACGACCCCAAATGTATACGCCTTTCCGGTCAGGTACCCCCTTCGCCCTTTACTCGCCTTTGAATTGGCACTCGCCTCACGTCATGAGTGTCGATGCTGTCATTCAGTGTTTAGCGAGACGTGCCTGCAGTTTAAAAAGGGCTGTAATCCAAAGTGGGGGCTAAATAAGGAACAACTGCCCAAAATGTCCAGTAGATCCTCCACAAACGAGCAGACACTTGTTAGGAGCAAATGAAAGCCAAGTTTCCCATTTTACGGAATGTCAGCAGTGGCCCACAGCGGACGGTTTTTGTGTCAGCGCTTTTATTGAAAAGCCGTGTGTTAGTTAAATAGTTTGAGGGTCTGTGTTTCATTTAAATGTGTGCAGACAGCATCACTGCTAAAGCAGGGCATCATTCACTGTGTTAAGTAGGGGTGCAAATGAAGAAGGCCGCATTGGCACAAGCCGCCCAAGAACATGATAAACCACCAGAGATACCCACCCGAAAAATTCAAATGTGTGCCTCAGTTTAACCGCttgaagtctaaatattctcaagtGCAGTAGAAATGACCCCCCCCCCTGTTGGCGGCCCATAGTGGGTTACTAAAGGATCAAAGAGAACCTCGTATTTAGAAGCACTGAGCTTGAAATAATCGAAAACGACACCCCGCGTGCTTAGGTTTGAAATTTGCCGTTTTAAACTTCTGGGAGTGGCGCTTAGAGGGtgaggaccaccggtaaagaatcggGTACCAAAAGTGGGGACATCTTTGTGATCAGCCGCCTCCAACAAACTGCATATTCCTGATTGTCTCAAGCTTTGTGATCCCACTGGGGTTGGCTGAGGTGGCATCACCACGTCATGTCCCCCTGATCCTTCTTGTTGAAGACCCCTAATGGTTTACTCTTTTTATCGGCTGAATCTCCTGCACAGAATATGGTCCAAAATTGGACTGGAAAGGAGGGTCCAGAGGGACAAAAATGGGGCCcctaaaaaaacacaactaaacaACAAGACGAGTCTACTGGCATGTCAAGTATGTCCCGGTGAGCCTGCGGGCGGCAGACGATACGAATGAAGTGAGTTCAGAGGTCATCTTTAGGGTCCCACAAACTCTTTATGTGAGGTTTGTGCAGTGAGAACGTCTCACTCTGAAGGCCAGAGAGATTAAAGAAACAGATATTTGACTTGTTCACCCTGATTGCCCCTGGGTAGGGGTACAGGTAGGGACTGAATAGAAATGCTGCCCACTGATGATGACCTTTATTGGGATATGAATTCACAAAAATATCTGCTCTGAATGCAAGCAGAGCTTTCTTCTCCTTTATAAACtcgtccatccattttgtaaagctgagcagctggagcctagcctggcaggaacaatctctgggtggggtgccagtccatcacagggcacactaggCCCCCATatagcatcgccaatccacctaaccctgcgtgaggaaacccacacagacacggggagaacatgccaactccatgcaaGGAGAACTGGGCTGGGCAGGTGAAGCCTGGTCTCGTCACTGTTTGGTGGCCACATGCCGCCCCCATTTAAAAGGCTTTGTTCCAGCAGCACAGCCCCAAAGCAGGCCGCTGGCAGTATGGTGTCACTTTGGCAGCACGTCCAGGTGGTGACCTGACGAGTTCAGACCTGCGTGTTGAGGTTTGCTACCAGGTGAGGCAGGACATAATGTGTCCTCGGGACAGGCCAGAGGATTGAGTGTGAGCGAGTAACGGCCTGTCACGGATCTGCAGGGCCATCGTGACCCTGACATGGCTTACGCTGGCTCATGGGTGGATGGCAGCAGAGGTTCAGAAGTCTCATGTCCTGAACAAAATGACGATGAAGATAAATGACTGCTCTCTTTGCTAAACGTCTCCCCCAACCCAATGTAGCTCTTCTGCCTTTTAAAAAAGTTGGTGCCAGCTTGGCAGAAATGAGGCCTGCCCTGGCCTGGTTCATTGGCTTCTGCACCCGTCAAATGTCTGTCTTGTCACAGTCGACAGGACGTGAGAAATACGGGCCGAGAATCCGTCAGCTCGCGATATCAAAGTGACGGTTTAGAAGAAGGAGAGTAAATCATAAAAACACCTCCGTTAGGACGGCGAGAGGCAACGTTACTTTCTGGAATTACTTGTCACAGGTTTATACAGCTGCAACGTCTTTGTAAATGTGAGGATAGCTGGCATCGGGTTGGCATGAGCCTTCtgtgcgatggactggcactcagTCCGAGTTTGGTTTGCactttgaaacagaaaaaggGAATGAACTTGGATTAGAAGATGGATGGTGTGGCCGTGTTCAGGCCAAGCAGGTGCCAACTTTTATTTCAGTTTGGTGGACTTCGTGAAGAGCCGTGTCGGCGTGCAGCTGCTACAGGGGGACGAAACGGAGCCAGAGGAGATATGACGCCATGGCGGCTGTGTAGGCTTCATCAGGCCTGGAGGTAACTTGtgcatatccaccttaataaagggTCTGCCCAGTGGCTCTgggtctgtcattccaacaggtggcgcatcatAACCTCTAAGTCGgcttttacaaaccccataccaaatggcctAAAGCCGAGACATGCGCATTACGTGGTCTGCGTTGGTTGCGTCCATCTCAGCCCGTCTTGGAGGGACCACACGGCTAGTGTGGTAGATTTCGTATAGCGAGTATCGTATTTGAAGTAGGGGGTTGTGTTCTCGTTGCTCCCTGTGTTTAAACCGAGCAGCGCGAGTTGGCCACTGTGTGGTTTACTGTGCAGCGCCTCGGGAAGGCTGAcgtttagttttaaaatgtgggCTTTTCTAGTACACCGGCATACCACGCAGCCCCAGAACTCTTAAAGGACGCAAACGGAAGCCAAGCAGATTGTGGACCTGTGGCCGGCTGACATCGGAGGAGAGCCAAGCGCCGCCACGGGTAGACAAACTGGGCGGACGAGCTTATTGGGCCAAATGGCCTTTTCTCGTCACCGTTGTTCCAGTCTTGGAGTGACTTGGGTCCATTGCTAAAGTTAATCGGAGGTAAAGCTGTTTCTGAAATGACCGGGGGGGTTAATAAATGACAGCTTCATACGAGTGGCTATTAACTAAGAGTGACACAAAAGTGAGAAATGCATTTGTGCCTCTTAACGGCTGGCAGAGCCCGAAAGTGACCGCTTCTGCTTCTGcttgtttctctctctttcttttctttttttttttttagatttaggcAAACTTTTACAGGTGCAAAATGGAATTCCTTCCCTCGTAAACTACAATGGAGTGGACCCCCTCCACGCGTGTAGCGTTCTCCAGCAGCTGAAGTCGATGTACGACGAGGGGCAGCTTGTTGATATCGTGGTTGAAGTGGATCACGGGAAGACGTTTCCTTGTCACAGAAATGTCCTTTCTGCAATCAGTCCTTATTTTAGGTAAGGCATATAAAGACGTGAGTTGTGATTTTTAAATGTGAAGTGGTGCGTTCAACTGTTCTGATTCAAGTTTCTCACAGGTGGCGCAGCTCGCATGGGCTGTTGGTTGTATGCGTGTCTCACTTTTCAgggcttgaaattcatttttagaGAGAAGGAAGAATTCCCACCTTACGTGTAGCTGCTCATGGGTGGGGGCACCAGCTAAGCGGCAGAGGCACACTATAACTGCCCTAGAAGTGCGGCTTGACGGCCTTTAGTTCTCCTCGGTTGAACAGAGTGCCGTGCGTCgtctttgtcttctactcttttcCTCTCCTCTCCCTGCGCTTCTTCACGGCACGACTAGCATCAGACCGGGGGGCCCTTCGGCTTGTCAAGACTTGTGTCATTCAGCGAGTTTCTACATTTTGGGCACCGAGTCCACATTCGCACGTGACACTTGGAACTGGTGCGACCCGATCAGTCCATCTCGGGAAATCCATTCCTGTGGTCACTGGGTTGCGGGGTCTGCCAACTCCTGCGATGCTGATGAACCCCGGGTGCCACTTTAGCACGAAGAACTCTGCCGTTCACATTAGAGACGTCTTTCAGCACACATTCCATTTCCTCGAGTGTCAAACGTTGTTCACTTGGGTCCGAAAATAGTGGAATGAGGacaaaagaccagcagggaattggTTATCAGTTTCATCAGACAAGAACAGGCTCACCAGCCCACCACGGCCCACCAGACCCGTCCATTTACATCTCCCAGTCGAGTTCTGGCGGTCCCTGCCGTCTGCCACGCTACTCTGTGACGTATCCCATGTGTCTCTGGTTCTCGGGGTCGACAACATCCTACTGATCTGCTCTTCATGGCGTCCATGCCAGCCTTCAGATAGCTGGCCTCGTACAGGAGAGCTGAAAATCTCTCGCTCTGAGGGTCCCGGGTGGGCCGTCGTATCCCTCCGTGATTCTTTTGCGGCCTGACCGTAGGTTGGATTGCGGAGGAGTCGGAAGTCTTCCCGCTGAAAGTGTTTTGAATCGGCTCACCCTTCATTGTGTGGCTACAAATCTGAAGGGTCTGACGGCAATAAGACCACCTGTGGCTTCATTTGAGGCAACCATGTGCTTCTCTAGGTGTGGGCATTGACCCTCACGCCACCGGCATTGAGAGACCCTCGCTGTTTGTGGCACTGGCTCTTCAAGTTGCTTCAGCAGTTCATGCGGCTTATTGCTTCTTACTGCAGAGctgcaggaaaataaaaaaaaatgaaaatagacgTCAAGCCTTGGAGAAACTTCTCGCAATCGAGAGGCGTTCTTGTGTCAAAAGGACCCCCGTAGCACGTGGAGGAGCCAAATGAGGGCAGCAGCGTTTTACAAGACGGAGCGCTTGACCTCGGTGAAGTCTGAAGGCGGCAGTCGCTCCGCTGCTGACCTGCCTGCGTCTTCACTGGTTGTACGTTTTTCAGGTAGTTTGATAAAACTGATCAGGCCAGTTGGTTCAGTTTGTGAACGCCACTTTTAGCGTGTCGGCGAAATGAAAAGCTTGGCAGTGCAGCGACTTCCTTTGCCAATTGTCTGTTTGAGTGTCCGTTTAttctactagctgtgtaagcccagggtcctagaaactgtcGGGTAACATCCTTGGGGCGTCGCTCTCCTAGGGGGGTTTGTTTTGCCAATGCGCTGGCATCACTTGTGCGtcctctgaggtggagccctCACCTCAACTCCACCTGTCActtcctggacagacagacagacacctccATACGTAGACGTTTATAAATACGAAGGCCTTTCTACTTCAGAGCCTTCAGTCCTTTCAAAtacaccattaaaaaaaataagagaaaagcaTAGaccgggcagcacggtggcacataGCGCTTctgcctggcagtaaggagaGCAGGGTTCACGTCTCGGGTCGTCGTTGTCTGCGGGTTTCaccccaccatccaaagacacgcaggttaggtgccttggcaGCACTCGGTTGGCCCTTATGTTGATGTttcgtgagtgtgtgtgccctgcgatggactggcatcctgtccagggtttgttctgcCATGTGTCTGATGCTAGCTGGGACTGGCTTTGTCTGGATTAGCGGGTTCATGACGTGACAAAAACACAAACGGAGAAAACATCTGTAGGCCTCGGATGAGTTGGCActggacgtgtgtgtgtgtgtgcagggaGGTAGACGCAGGTGTAAATGTGAGCCACGGACTCTGGCACTGGGGTAGCCACCCTGTGTGTGGGACCACCTTGCTTTTGCCCATATTACAGTACACTGAGTATGTGCTGCCATGATGGGCACCTTTTGTGTCTGCAGGGTTGGCCGTACTGTGTAACTTGTGTGAAGCTTTGAGATCCAAATCAATTGTTTCTCGTGCTCTTAACCATAAGGACGATTACTTCAGCCGAATGTTAAATGACAATCCGAGAAAGTCTTTTTTATTGCATACATCACAAACGAGTGACGGGTCGCTGCGGCACTTTCTCGAGtcccatttttccatttttgcccattccAGTGACTGCGCGGTGCCCCTTGACAATGGATGCCTCCTTGTCGCTTCGCCTCCTGACCTCCCGGACTGCTGTCGCATGTCACCTTACCGTCTTCTAACCTTTTCTTTTGCAGATCCATGTTCACTAGTGGCCTTACGGAAACTACGCAGAAAGAAGTTAGGATTGTTGGGGTTGACGCGGAATCCATGCATCTCATCCTTGACTATGCATATACCTCCAGAGTCACGCTGTCGGAAGCCAACGTCCAGGCTTTATTCACTGCAGCTAGCATCTTCCAAATACCTTCCTTGCAGGaccagtgtgctcagtttatgaTCAGCCGCTTGGACCCCCAAAACTGTATCGGGGTCTTCATGTTTGCAGATGCCTATGGACATCAGGAGTTGAAAGACAAATCACAAGACTATATCCGTAAGAAATTCCTCTGCGTGGTCAACGAGCAGGAGTTCCTCCATTTAACTAAAGAGCAGCTGGTTTGCATCCTCAGCAGCGACGACCTGAATGTCGAGAAGGAGGAGCACGTCTTCGAAAGCATCATCCGGTGGTTTGAGTACGACCGCGACAAGAGAGAGATGTACCTTGCAGAAGTAGTTGCCAAATGCATTCGCCTACCTCTACTCGATGAGGCTTTTCTAAAGAAAATTCCTCCAACGTTTGCACAGGCTTTGGCTCGGGACTCGGTGGACTCGGACAAGTCGGAATCGAGCACCAACGGCTGCGCGCAGAGGCTCGGGATGACGGCTTCTGAGATGATCATCTGTTTTGACGCAGCTCATAAACACTCAGGAAAGAAGCAAACAGTGCCTTGTATTGACACGGTGACGGGGAAAGTGTTTAAGCTATGCAAACCCCCCAACGATCTGAGGGAGGTTGGAATCCTGGTGTCGTCCGAAAATGATGTTTACATTGCCGGGGGCTACAGGCCAAGCAACAGCGAGGTCTGCATTGACCACAGAGCCGAGAACGACTTCTGGTTGTATGAACATGCCGGAAACAAATGGTTGCCCAAGTTCCCCATGCTGAGAGCCCGAATTGGATGCAAACTCGTTCATTGCTGCGGTAAGCTGTACGCTCTGGGGGGACGCGTCTACGAAGGAGACGGACGCAACGCGCTCAAATCTGTGGAGTGCTACGATGCCAGAGACAATTGCTGGACGGCTGTTTCACCGATGCCAGTTGCGATGGAGTTCCACAGTGCAGTGGAATACAAGGATCACATCTACGTCTTACAAGGTAAGGGCACCTCACAGTCGCTGGTGAGTAAAAACGTGTACGTTTAGATTTGGAACGCCTTGTTACCGGGACGGTGCGGTAACATGAAATACTCTGGACAATATAACCACCAGACGGGGGTACGGCATACGACTGGTGCCAACCCTGTGATCACAATAGTAAGGTCGAGTTCACTACCAGTCACCACTAGGATGTGGTGGGAAAGATGGTGGGATTACACTTGTTGGGAGAGTCCCCAGACTTTAGAAATACTCAACGGGATGTCtgaaaagtccaccttatgagaggGACTGAGGAGTCGTAGTATGATCTGCCACAcggtgttgagaagccattaaaaaggctaacagactgccaggttatatagctccttgacgtgtgcagtacaagttccaggaggttctgctcaggctttataacacactggtgaggccttgtctggagtcctgggtgcagtttgactccataaagacatggcagcactagagaaggtccagagaagagcgacaggggatgagttatgagggaagattcaAAGAGCTAAGCCTTATGGAGATGGAGagggagacctgagtgaagtgtgtAAAATGAGGAAGagcattagtccagtggatcgaggtggtgactttaaaatgagttcagccagaacacagggacacaactTAAGGGGGACGTACGCACCAACATTAGGGTGTgtatctttacacagagaaccagagacacgtagaataagtgaccaggtagtgtggtggacagtcagACTTGAGGGACCGTCGGAGcgcgacttgatgttattttagaagaattcatTAGATAGGACTGGCATGCTTTGTGctgctgaatggcctgctctcttcATAGTGGTTCTAACGTTCTGTGATTCAGTTGGGCACAGAAGTGAAAGAGCTGACCAGGAGGACGGGACCAGAGAAAGGACAGGCCTTCTGAGTTGGTTAGTGGCAGGTTAGCTCTTTAATGGTAATTTGGGGGTGCATGGGCACCCAGCTATGTCAGAAGGAGtgccatcttcttccatatcttcctgtcctcgtcatcttgctctgtcacccctataacctgcatgtcctctctcaccacatccataaaccttctcttaggccttcctattttccttttgcctggcagctctacccttaatattcttctcccaatataccccctcatctctcctctgcacatgtccaaaccaacacaatctcgcctctctgactttgtctcccaaccgtccaatttgagctgaccctctaatgtcctcatttctaatcctgtccatcctcgtcacacccaatgcaaatcttaacatctttaactctgccacctccagctttgtctcctgtgccaccgtctccagcccatgtaGATGTGTGACACTGTACAAGTGAACTGGAGCAAAAAACCTGTGTGTTTAAGGCCTAGTGGGTTAAACTGTGAACCGCAGTGTTGACGATTTCATATCCCACCGCTGACTCTGTGTGACCATCCGCGGGGGTCTAACCCTACTTGGACTGTAAAGGGAGAAAAATGTGTGAAGGAATACCCCACACAAAAATGACCAAttctttatatgttacttatagcctGTGACCAGTAGTGATAATTGAGAACATTTTTAATGTCCTGATTAAATGGAGATCaaagattaaacaaaaagaaaaacaacacagaaCTTTGATATTCTGTAACCCCAGCCAATGGTGTAGAATGGCAAACAAAATGAGGGCATAAAGAGCAAACTTTGTGTTACTCACGTGCCCGTTCCACGTGGCACTTACGCAGGGTTTCGCTCACAAAATGTGAAACCCATGTGTGTTTTTTGGCGGGGCAAAAATCTTGTTAGATGTTAACGAAAAAAATCGGTACTCGTGTGTTACAACAGCACCTCTTGACTCGGATTGCACTTCTCCAACGGCGATGACCCTTTTGATATTATACTTAACAACATTAGAAACTTTGTGACAGAAGTAATGTTTCAATAGtaattaaaaatctaattttacatattcttgtttttagttttgtaaataaacaaatgtaaaagacgattaacactagaatccctgaagcctacgaaaaaacttgtaatcccagcccaccataAAACCCTTCCCACCTTTCCATtggcgtcttttgttttgtaaatgtgtcgatcggcacgagcagcctgctatcccatcctccccacCACtgcagctcaactcgggcaaaacgttctcccagctcaggtctgtttatctgggtgtgaggtgcctggagttgtgttgggtaaataataataatcttgttATTTTCAATacgtacatttcatgtgtgtttcatgtctacaacaatctgtgtaaatgtaggataacaggaaatgcaagaaacgttgaacacataactaaaacagaaactttgttcATGTGTTAGTCCTAATGACAAAATTTGGACATGaagcgtataatgtgtgaagcctgaagtccaaatacgaagcaaacactttcacaaaaggtacacgtataacaaaacaaatgcgcttttattcaagaatataaccgaagaaaaagaaatcgggttagggtacgactgctttggtagtacagcggtaagatTCTGGTGTTAAGATTTGCTGTCGCCTGTGCCAGTGGCGTAGGTTGTAACACACGAGTCCCACAAAGTCAGTGCACATCGTGAGCAGAAATCGCAAGGACGTAACACTGAGCCGTTGAACTGAAGCCCCGACTCCAGAGCACCGAGTGCGTCTTCGGTGCGGCGTCCGTTGGGCGTGTGGCCAGTGGTGGTACTCCGAGTGCCCCTTCagtgcattttgcagagtttggaGATTTCACTGAACTCACAGCGAAGAGGACCTCGCAGGTTTTGCTCTTCAAGTTTCTCGGCAGATGGCTGTGCGGTAAGCCAGCGACGGCTCGCGATTTtcgttcatttttattcttttcggtttctttAGGGCTGATCGACGCCTGTTCCTTTTAATGGGTTAGACCCATCTTGGTAGCAGAATGGTGAATCCCCTTGGATTGGAGACATTTAGCtccttctggttttttttttggtttggtttgttctcattttttcgacttgtgtgttctttttggtttgaattatatttttattatttgtctcaAACACTGTGTGAGCTTTTAAGAAAAcgttgagggtttttttttcccccctattGACTCTCACTGATACCTTTGACTACTAACATACAAGTACGGTTATGCAACACAAACTCAGTGTAGTCGACCCTGTGCCGCTGAGTGGGAAATGACCGCTTGAAGCGGATACGTTGGCTCCATGTCCACGATGCAGTAAAGTAATAAACGGACCAGTGGACAGGTGGTGAAGCCCCTAACACTTGGATCATCAGCTGTGACCGTGTGGAGAGGTCACACAGCTGGTCAGTTGGACGGTGCAGCAACTGCAAGGAAAAAAAAGGCCGAAGTGCTCGGCTAACGAGAGGCCAGTGAAACGTCTGAAATCTGAGGAAGGCGACTTGAACTGTCCAGGCAGTTGAGTTTGTTCCCTGCTGTCACGTTTTGTCACACGAGTATCTGAAGCCCTTTATAGAGTTACAAAGACACTTaaaggcagcacagagcgagcaTGCGGGTAATCCACGGGCATTTTCTGAGCACGAGGGCAAAAATGAAGGTGACACGAACTGCAGATAAGCGAGTCATACGTCGTAGCACAGCAGAATACGGCTGATCTGGTCGCTGGGACCTTCATCATGCTGCGTGCTTTAGTGGTCACCAGAAGATTATATGGAGAGAGAGGGAGGCCAGGGGTCAACAGAAAATGCCTTTTGTCAAATGCTGCTCTTCATTGACGTGTCTCTTCTGTGTCCGAGGACGTGGCCGTGCAGTGTGCCGCTCGCCTTTGGCAGAATGACCGACTCTGCAGTTCAGTTGGATGAATCTAAACTGGCAGTCTGGGAAAACGAGATGGCAGAAAGGGTTTGAAGTACTTGACGATTTTGTGACGTTAAATAGAACACACTGGGCTAGGTGTATGTATGGGAGTGGGCACAGACGGGGCCATGTGGAGGCATTTGAGTCGCACATTTCAATATCAAATCGATACAAAAACGGCCAAAACGTAACGGTACTAACGT
This genomic window from Polypterus senegalus isolate Bchr_013 chromosome 12, ASM1683550v1, whole genome shotgun sequence contains:
- the kbtbd8 gene encoding kelch repeat and BTB domain-containing protein 8; this translates as MAAGGDLGKLLQVQNGIPSLVNYNGVDPLHACSVLQQLKSMYDEGQLVDIVVEVDHGKTFPCHRNVLSAISPYFRSMFTSGLTETTQKEVRIVGVDAESMHLILDYAYTSRVTLSEANVQALFTAASIFQIPSLQDQCAQFMISRLDPQNCIGVFMFADAYGHQELKDKSQDYIRKKFLCVVNEQEFLHLTKEQLVCILSSDDLNVEKEEHVFESIIRWFEYDRDKREMYLAEVVAKCIRLPLLDEAFLKKIPPTFAQALARDSVDSDKSESSTNGCAQRLGMTASEMIICFDAAHKHSGKKQTVPCIDTVTGKVFKLCKPPNDLREVGILVSSENDVYIAGGYRPSNSEVCIDHRAENDFWLYEHAGNKWLPKFPMLRARIGCKLVHCCGKLYALGGRVYEGDGRNALKSVECYDARDNCWTAVSPMPVAMEFHSAVEYKDHIYVLQGEYFFCYNPHKDYWGHLTTMNVPRTQGLAAVYKNCIYYIAGIGRNHQRMFTVEAYDLEQNTWNRKKDLPFDQATSPYIKLITLHGKLHLFVRATQVTVEELVFRTSRKNSLYQYDEDLDQWKKVYETPDRLWDLGRHFECVVAKLYPQCLQKVI